Genomic window (Wenzhouxiangella marina):
CCAGACGCTTGCGGCCCTTGGCGCGACGGGCGTTGATCACGGCGCGGCCGGAAGCGGTGGCCATGCGGGCGCGGAAACCATGCGTGCGGACGCGCTTGATGCGGCTGGGCTGGAAAGTACGTTTCATGACCTTGGTCTACCTTGCAAAGATGAAGTCTGTTCGGAGCCGGCTCTGGCCTGTGCCTTCGACGCTCCGGTGCTGCGCGGGGCCTACAGGTACAAAACCCCAACAAAAGACGTCAA
Coding sequences:
- the rpmH gene encoding 50S ribosomal protein L34 → MKRTFQPSRIKRVRTHGFRARMATASGRAVINARRAKGRKRLAATNNR